From a region of the Daphnia magna isolate NIES linkage group LG1, ASM2063170v1.1, whole genome shotgun sequence genome:
- the LOC123470551 gene encoding uncharacterized protein LOC123470551, translating to MSHLLTQCNLVSDLESPNSILRCQLNDHVLQVGKLKADIVNIKLAFADSVLGASRFCNPSVSPNPSYAMVARGPATSSVLVAKWVAGSEPPAPVDLMAGEKRLDTLNTGLIPSHVRVKNDKMFITLDNELAVSKAADILNKQPEFRSQFSQASKLNFFFPVVALFVDVTDLDHLKFELEHRNKLMRGQIHSLKKVYSKPNSPLGHVKIFLQSREARDNILLQKKVSVNGVNFRVVPIDLDREVRRCFRCQKYGHIQGVCKAVTSACGKCSKSHRTSECSAAKDDWRCVNCDGPHQTGSPSCHEQIKAVARYRSFLD from the coding sequence ATGTCCCACCTTCTAACTCAATGTAATCTTGTGTCAGACCTAGAGTCCCCTAACTCCATCCTTCGTTGTCAACTGAACGATCATGTGCTACAAGTTGGTAAGCTCAAGGCTGACATTGTGAACATCAAACTGGCCTTTGCAGACAGCGTTCTCGGCGCTAGTCGTTTTTGTAACCCCTCTGTCTCCCCTAACCCTTCGTACGCTATGGTTGCTCGTGGCCCTGCCACTAGTtcggtgttagttgccaaatGGGTTGCTGGTTCAGAGCCCCCAGCACCAGTTGATCTAATGGCGGGGGAAAAGAGGTTGGACACCCTCAATACCGGCCTTATCCCCTCTCACGTCCGTGTTAAGAACGACAAGATGTTCATCACTCTGGACAACGAATTGGCGGTTTCCAAAGCTGCCGACATCCTGAACAAACAACCTGAGTTTCGCTCTCAGTTTTCCCAGGCTTCCAagctaaattttttctttcctgttgTGGCTCTGTTTGTTGATGTCACAGACCTCGACCATCTTAAATTTGAATTAGAGCACCGTAACAAGCTAATGAGGGGTCAAATCCACTCCTTAAAGAAAGTCTATTCTAAACCTAATTCCCCGTTAGGTCACGTGAAAATCTTCCTTCAGTCGCGGGAAGCCAGAGACAACATTCTGCTCCAAAAAAAAGTCTCTGTCAATGGTGTGAACTTTCGCGTGGTTCCCATCGATCTCGATCGTGAGGTTAGACGATGCTTTCGTTGCCAAAAATACGGTCACATCCAAGGGGTTTGCAAGGCAGTTACTTCTGCCTGCGGTAAATGCTCTAAATCTCACCGAACTAGCGAATGCTCGGCAGCTAAAGATGACTGGCGCTGTGTAAACTGCGACGGCCCCCACCAAACGGGCTCCCCTTCTTGTCATGAGCAAATTAAAGCTGTGGCCCGTTACAGATCCTTTTTAGACTAG